The sequence below is a genomic window from Pseudomonadota bacterium.
GGAGATTCCCAATCCCAAAGACGGCGAGCATCTGATCGCCAACCCTTACAAAACCTGGCAGGATATCGACCGCAACCTGCCGGCGATCGCCATCAAGGTTCTCGGACCGCCGCCGACCTCCGGCACCCGCGACGCCTTTGTCGAACTGGCCATGGGGGGCGGCGCGCAGCAGTATCCCTGGCTTAAGGCTCTATCTAAAAGCGACAAGAAAGAATTCAAAAAAATCGCCTACACCATTCGCGAGGACGGCGCCTACATCGAAGCCGGCGAAAACGACAACCTGATCGTGCAGAAGCTGGACGCCGATCACGGGGCCCTGGGCATTTTCGGCTTCAGTTTTCTCGACCAGAACGCCGACAAGCTGCAGGGTTCACTGATCGACGGAGTCGAGCCGACCTTCGCCAATATCGCCGACAGCAGCTATCCGGTTTCCCGGCCGCTGTACTTCTACGTCAAGAAAGCCCACATCAACGTGATTCCCGGCATGAAGGGCTATCTCGCCGAATTCACCAGCGACAAAGCCTTCGGCGAGGACGGCTATCTTTCCGACCGAGGTCTGATTCCGATGCCCAAGGAAGAGCGGCTTAAATATCAGGCCGTGGTCAACAACCTGGGACCGGCCCTTTGCGCCGCCGATTTCAAATAAGCGCCGGCGCAAAGACTGCAGACTAAGAAATTTAGCCTTCGGCTCTCCGAAACTGCTTTCCGGAGAGCCGGACAAAACCTCATGACTGGCTGACTATGTTACAATTTCACTCAGGTCGATCATTGAAAGAAGCGGTTCAGGATACGACAATGGAAAATCGGCAGGCTGAAAAATTCAGCAGCGAACCTTCGGCACAGACCCACAAGTCAACCGCCAAAAGCAAACCCAGCAAACTGG
It includes:
- a CDS encoding phosphate ABC transporter substrate-binding protein; translated protein: MKKSFGLMLLAAVMMLLPAAMAQAAAARDYISIVGSSTVYPFATVVAEQFGRGSQYKTPKIESTGSGGGLKLFAAGIGVEHPDITNASRRIKVSEFELCKKNGIDEILEIKIGYDGIVVANSKSAKQLKLDRKTLFLALAKEIPNPKDGEHLIANPYKTWQDIDRNLPAIAIKVLGPPPTSGTRDAFVELAMGGGAQQYPWLKALSKSDKKEFKKIAYTIREDGAYIEAGENDNLIVQKLDADHGALGIFGFSFLDQNADKLQGSLIDGVEPTFANIADSSYPVSRPLYFYVKKAHINVIPGMKGYLAEFTSDKAFGEDGYLSDRGLIPMPKEERLKYQAVVNNLGPALCAADFK